Proteins encoded in a region of the Paenibacillus sp. W2I17 genome:
- a CDS encoding LacI family DNA-binding transcriptional regulator, with translation MAKITIKDVAREAGVSISTVSNALNGVDVLNPETKSHVLKVAERLNYVPNLNGKLLKSGQTKMLGFFTTSVSGPYFYKLVESMSRECDRLGYGLNVFVTKDKHVIMSNILGRRVDGVIIYEELRIDEQDIIAMEKDKIKAVFLDRVYQSDTMGSVIFDSYVAAYEATKYLIGLGHKKIAYISGVDTMFDSVQRRDGYQAALREYQLPIDEDYIIQGYFEEESTYSAIKSFLHLHPGKRPDAFLAGNDLSAIGCMHALKSEGFEVPQDVSVVGFDDIDIAQYFSPPLTTVRNQIARQGILAINQLVGMIKEKEQGAAQKLAGELVVRGSSHVKIDRKDYRT, from the coding sequence ATGGCAAAGATAACGATTAAAGATGTAGCAAGGGAAGCGGGCGTATCCATATCTACTGTCTCCAACGCCTTGAATGGTGTGGATGTCTTGAACCCGGAGACAAAATCACATGTTCTTAAGGTGGCAGAGCGTTTAAATTATGTGCCCAATCTGAATGGCAAGCTGTTGAAGTCCGGTCAAACCAAAATGCTTGGTTTTTTCACTACAAGTGTATCGGGTCCGTATTTCTATAAGCTGGTTGAGTCGATGTCTCGCGAATGTGATCGTCTTGGGTATGGTTTGAATGTATTTGTGACCAAGGATAAACACGTTATTATGAGTAATATTCTGGGTCGGCGGGTGGATGGTGTCATTATCTACGAAGAGCTTCGGATTGATGAGCAAGATATTATCGCCATGGAGAAAGATAAGATCAAGGCTGTTTTTCTGGATCGGGTCTATCAGAGTGATACGATGGGAAGTGTCATTTTTGACTCGTATGTGGCGGCTTATGAAGCTACCAAGTATTTAATTGGGCTGGGGCACAAGAAAATTGCTTATATTTCGGGTGTGGACACGATGTTTGACAGTGTACAGCGTAGAGATGGCTATCAGGCTGCTTTGCGGGAGTACCAGCTTCCAATCGATGAAGATTACATTATACAAGGGTATTTTGAGGAGGAGAGCACGTATAGTGCGATAAAATCTTTTCTTCATTTGCACCCCGGCAAGCGGCCTGATGCATTTCTTGCAGGGAATGACTTGAGTGCAATTGGCTGTATGCATGCGTTGAAGTCTGAGGGCTTTGAAGTGCCTCAAGATGTTAGTGTCGTGGGTTTTGACGATATTGATATCGCACAGTATTTTTCTCCACCGCTTACAACGGTAAGAAATCAAATTGCAAGACAGGGTATCCTGGCAATCAATCAACTGGTGGGTATGATTAAGGAGAAAGAACAAGGGGCTGCGCAAAAATTGGCGGGTGAGCTGGTGGTTAGAGGTTCAAGCCATGTGAAGATCGACCGGAAAGACTACCGTACATAA
- a CDS encoding glycoside hydrolase family 99-like domain-containing protein — protein sequence MKVIALHLPQFHRIEENDRWWGDGFTEWTNVKKAAPLYSGHHQPKQPFQGKYYDLSDPDVRKWQAETAKQHGIYGFCYYHYWFKGKRLLEKPVNEILDSGEPDFPFCLSWANETWTRKWDGQESDILMAQNYGDREDWEEHFNYLVKVFKDKRYIRVEGKPLFLIYRPASIPQCEEMIQFWRELALKHGLKGIHFVQTIGGFPTFNRQVFDASMEFEPHYTFAHGHMNGIWIEMNIKGQQHIAVNYDKVWSSILERTPHRNGEIVYPGAFVNWDNTPRRGVDGQSTLGATPEKFGLYLSRQMERARTLYKSEYLFVNAWNEWAEGAYLEPDQNYGYAYLRELKKVTQHESNRNKSIGGSSE from the coding sequence TTGAAGGTAATTGCTCTGCATCTGCCTCAATTTCACCGGATTGAGGAGAACGACCGATGGTGGGGGGACGGTTTTACCGAATGGACGAATGTAAAAAAAGCCGCGCCTTTATATTCGGGTCATCATCAGCCTAAGCAGCCATTTCAGGGGAAATATTATGATCTTTCCGATCCAGATGTACGAAAGTGGCAAGCGGAAACGGCTAAACAGCATGGTATTTATGGATTTTGTTATTATCATTATTGGTTCAAAGGCAAGCGTTTGCTGGAAAAACCGGTGAATGAAATTTTGGATAGTGGGGAGCCTGATTTTCCCTTTTGTTTGTCTTGGGCCAATGAGACATGGACAAGAAAATGGGATGGGCAAGAATCCGATATTCTCATGGCCCAGAACTATGGGGATCGAGAGGATTGGGAAGAACATTTTAATTATCTGGTAAAAGTATTTAAGGACAAACGATATATTCGAGTGGAAGGTAAGCCGTTGTTTCTGATCTATCGACCAGCCAGTATTCCGCAATGTGAGGAAATGATTCAGTTTTGGCGTGAATTGGCTTTGAAGCATGGCCTGAAAGGGATTCATTTTGTGCAGACCATTGGTGGATTCCCTACATTTAATCGTCAGGTCTTTGATGCGAGTATGGAATTTGAACCGCATTATACGTTTGCACATGGACATATGAATGGAATCTGGATTGAAATGAACATCAAGGGACAGCAGCATATTGCTGTGAATTACGACAAGGTATGGTCCTCCATTCTCGAACGAACACCACACCGTAACGGAGAAATTGTCTATCCAGGTGCTTTTGTCAATTGGGATAATACACCGCGGAGAGGCGTTGACGGACAGAGTACGCTCGGGGCCACCCCAGAGAAGTTTGGGCTGTATCTATCCAGACAGATGGAACGAGCGAGGACGCTGTACAAAAGTGAATATCTTTTTGTTAATGCCTGGAACGAGTGGGCGGAAGGGGCTTATCTTGAGCCGGATCAAAACTATGGTTATGCTTATTTGAGAGAACTCAAGAAAGTAACTCAGCATGAATCAAACAGAAACAAGTCAATAGGAGGGAGTTCCGAATGA
- a CDS encoding AraC family transcriptional regulator has protein sequence MNHQTLLTNYLSNLQVELFMVNYNRCDTDWRDLDYTPDYSKFYFICEGEGWLKIGDEEYYPAPNQLILMPEGIQQSYSAINESPFLKYWCHFSAKVGGINLFQILKFPHICTIDQPELIQAIFSSILTYAKSDEVYAHMMAKSKLTELLSHYLMNLDLDQISFINVPVMEKLSTILAYIDSNIEENISVQDLAQIAYMHPNYFIRFFKQQIGVPPILYITGKKIDKAKELLACTPNTITAIAEHLGFSDLYYFSRQFKKHTGLTPTEYRKQQTGLTTKHGL, from the coding sequence ATGAATCATCAAACTTTGCTTACGAACTACCTGTCCAATCTCCAAGTCGAATTATTCATGGTCAATTACAATCGGTGCGATACGGATTGGCGGGATCTGGATTACACGCCCGATTACAGCAAGTTTTATTTCATATGCGAAGGTGAAGGTTGGCTCAAAATTGGGGATGAGGAGTATTATCCTGCGCCTAATCAACTTATTTTAATGCCAGAGGGGATCCAACAGTCATACTCTGCCATTAATGAAAGTCCTTTTCTCAAATATTGGTGTCACTTTAGCGCAAAGGTTGGGGGAATCAATTTGTTCCAAATTCTGAAATTCCCACACATCTGTACGATAGATCAACCTGAGTTGATTCAAGCAATCTTCAGCAGTATCCTTACATATGCAAAATCCGATGAAGTCTATGCCCATATGATGGCCAAGAGCAAACTGACCGAGTTACTGTCCCACTATCTAATGAATCTGGATCTGGATCAGATCTCTTTTATTAACGTTCCTGTCATGGAGAAACTGTCCACCATTCTGGCTTATATTGATTCCAACATCGAAGAGAATATCTCGGTTCAGGATTTGGCCCAGATCGCCTACATGCATCCAAATTATTTCATTCGATTCTTCAAGCAGCAGATCGGAGTTCCTCCGATCCTCTATATTACTGGCAAAAAAATCGATAAGGCCAAGGAGTTGCTGGCCTGCACCCCAAACACAATCACTGCCATCGCCGAGCATCTCGGTTTCAGTGATTTGTATTATTTCTCCAGACAGTTCAAAAAGCATACAGGGTTAACTCCAACGGAGTACCGCAAACAACAAACGGGACTTACAACGAAACATGGTCTATAA
- a CDS encoding sugar ABC transporter permease, which yields MDKLAVETSTGKNAISPNGKKPIGQRIKEFIVDYRRQWEIQSMIIPGIIFMIIFCYIPIYGLTIAFKNYTVIDTLATAPWVGLDNFRIILSDKYFWDAVVNTLGISFLKLGIGFVIPIILAIMIYELNSGRFKKFVQTVSYLPHFLSWIVLGGMLITWFSTTGLFNQLLLSLGVISQPQNILLDAGKYWWIATLSDIWKEAGWGTILYLAIMAKIDPTYYEAAKIDGASRLRQIWNITLPNMRSIISLNLILTVSGLLGSNLDQTLVLMNSQNRDKAEVINSYVYRMGMSQGDFSYATAVGLGVSIISVILLVTANKITSKLNDNQSVL from the coding sequence GTGGATAAATTAGCCGTAGAGACTTCAACCGGTAAAAATGCGATCAGTCCCAATGGGAAGAAACCCATCGGACAACGGATTAAAGAATTCATAGTCGATTATCGGAGACAATGGGAGATTCAATCGATGATTATCCCTGGCATTATCTTTATGATTATTTTCTGTTATATTCCGATTTACGGTTTGACGATTGCCTTCAAAAATTACACGGTTATTGATACGCTCGCTACCGCTCCTTGGGTAGGGCTGGATAATTTCAGAATCATTTTGTCAGACAAATACTTCTGGGATGCGGTCGTGAATACGCTGGGGATCAGTTTTTTGAAATTAGGTATCGGGTTTGTCATTCCCATCATTCTCGCAATCATGATCTACGAGTTAAACAGCGGACGCTTCAAGAAGTTTGTGCAAACGGTTTCATATTTGCCTCACTTTTTGTCCTGGATCGTACTTGGGGGAATGCTGATCACCTGGTTTTCGACAACGGGTTTATTTAATCAGTTGTTGCTTAGCCTGGGAGTGATCTCGCAACCGCAGAACATCTTGCTGGATGCAGGAAAGTATTGGTGGATTGCTACGTTATCGGATATTTGGAAAGAAGCAGGTTGGGGAACGATTCTGTATCTGGCGATCATGGCAAAGATTGATCCAACATACTATGAAGCTGCCAAAATTGATGGTGCAAGCCGTCTCAGACAGATCTGGAATATCACATTGCCTAATATGAGATCCATCATCAGCCTAAATCTGATTCTAACTGTAAGCGGTTTATTAGGGTCGAATCTGGATCAGACCTTGGTTCTCATGAACTCCCAGAACCGCGACAAAGCGGAAGTCATCAATTCGTACGTCTATCGTATGGGGATGTCTCAGGGTGACTTTTCATATGCAACGGCCGTTGGCTTGGGTGTCTCAATCATCTCTGTCATTCTACTCGTCACGGCGAACAAAATCACAAGCAAATTAAACGATAATCAATCTGTGTTGTAG
- a CDS encoding carbohydrate ABC transporter permease — protein MNGKVAKEDLDSRIFDTLNMILLIICTIVILVPLWNVIISSFSSGKALAEGGFIFWSPEFSLENYRAVFNDQGIWQAFFISVSKTTIGVVTHVFFCAMVGYGLSKKYIRGRKLYVAMGVITMFFSGGMIPTYLLIKSLGLLNSFWVYIIPALFSFYDVVILMNFFRNVPDSLEESAKIDGAGDWHIFLKIFIPLSMPAMATIALFNGVGQWNDFMTTKLYITDQSLYPLQMMLYEIIVQSQTQSMQNVGGSAVIETTTKGVQLATIVITTLPIVLIYPIVQRYFISGMMLGAVKE, from the coding sequence GTGAATGGAAAGGTGGCAAAAGAAGATCTCGATAGTCGGATCTTTGATACCTTAAACATGATTTTGTTAATCATCTGTACGATCGTTATTCTGGTTCCGCTCTGGAATGTCATCATCTCTTCCTTTAGCTCAGGCAAAGCGTTGGCGGAAGGTGGGTTCATCTTCTGGTCACCGGAATTCTCGCTGGAGAATTACAGAGCTGTATTCAATGATCAGGGCATCTGGCAGGCCTTCTTCATATCGGTGTCCAAAACAACGATCGGCGTTGTTACACATGTGTTCTTTTGTGCCATGGTTGGATACGGTCTGAGCAAAAAGTACATAAGAGGCCGTAAATTATACGTTGCCATGGGTGTTATTACCATGTTCTTCTCGGGCGGTATGATCCCGACATACCTGTTAATCAAATCACTTGGATTATTAAACAGCTTCTGGGTGTACATTATTCCGGCATTGTTCAGCTTCTATGATGTCGTAATTCTGATGAATTTCTTCCGAAATGTCCCGGATTCGCTGGAAGAATCGGCCAAGATTGACGGCGCAGGGGATTGGCATATTTTCCTGAAAATCTTCATTCCACTCTCCATGCCTGCCATGGCTACAATTGCGCTATTTAATGGGGTGGGGCAATGGAACGACTTCATGACAACCAAGTTATACATTACCGATCAGTCACTGTATCCACTTCAGATGATGCTGTATGAGATTATCGTTCAGTCCCAGACCCAATCCATGCAAAATGTCGGCGGTTCAGCTGTCATTGAAACAACGACCAAAGGCGTGCAGTTGGCCACCATTGTCATTACAACACTCCCTATTGTGCTGATCTATCCCATCGTTCAGAGATACTTTATCTCGGGAATGATGCTCGGAGCAGTCAAGGAATAG
- a CDS encoding exosporium glycoprotein BclB-related protein: MKPKKRIRYGWSGFKKKKAEDCDHPQEQHKEHHHEHHHNHHNHHHNTHHHKCFDKEAELLLKLIGELKGAIVQVFANPTPHNVSLLIEVLRKLLALVHHSDLKKGTKADLEAVLELTIVSAEAVPFSPISVGTNLQQLLDVLLSVILQGNIDSAQKDQLVILIRATELAITTGLRNIGSQGPAGPAGPAGPQGVPGPQGPAGAAGSQGGVGPAGTPGAAGAQGPAGATGVTGATGAAGPAGGATGATGATGSTGAVGAAGVTGATGDPGVAGATGVTGATGAAGIAGVTGSTGVTGATGSGAIIPFASGGPAILTTVLGGLVGTTSLIGFGSSATGVSILGGTIDLTGTIVGPLINFAFSVPRDGVITSIAAYFSTTAALALVGSTVTITAQLFSSPTPNNAFTAVPGAVVTLAPPLTGIIALGSISNGITTGLAIPVTAQTRLLLVFSATATGLSLVNTVVGYASGGVNIT; the protein is encoded by the coding sequence ATGAAACCAAAGAAACGCATCAGATATGGTTGGAGCGGATTTAAGAAAAAAAAAGCTGAGGACTGTGACCATCCCCAAGAGCAGCACAAAGAACACCACCACGAGCACCATCATAACCACCACAATCATCACCACAATACCCACCATCATAAGTGTTTTGACAAAGAAGCCGAATTGCTTCTCAAATTAATTGGTGAGTTGAAGGGAGCAATTGTACAGGTTTTTGCCAATCCCACGCCTCACAATGTTTCACTTCTGATTGAGGTACTGCGTAAATTACTGGCTTTGGTTCATCATTCGGATTTGAAAAAGGGAACCAAGGCAGATCTCGAAGCGGTCTTGGAGCTTACCATTGTATCTGCAGAGGCCGTTCCATTTTCTCCGATCAGTGTGGGAACCAATTTGCAGCAATTGCTGGATGTGCTCCTATCTGTCATTTTACAGGGGAATATCGATTCGGCTCAGAAAGATCAACTGGTCATTTTGATCCGGGCGACCGAATTGGCTATCACAACAGGGCTTAGAAACATAGGGAGTCAAGGTCCGGCAGGACCTGCAGGACCAGCGGGTCCTCAGGGCGTACCTGGTCCACAAGGCCCGGCTGGCGCTGCTGGTTCTCAGGGTGGTGTAGGTCCAGCTGGTACACCGGGAGCTGCTGGTGCCCAGGGACCAGCAGGTGCAACAGGTGTTACCGGAGCAACGGGTGCGGCAGGCCCAGCAGGTGGCGCAACAGGAGCGACAGGTGCAACGGGGAGCACTGGAGCTGTTGGGGCAGCTGGCGTTACAGGAGCAACAGGTGATCCTGGCGTAGCAGGAGCCACCGGAGTCACCGGGGCTACCGGGGCAGCTGGGATTGCGGGAGTAACTGGCAGCACTGGTGTTACAGGAGCTACGGGTTCGGGCGCCATCATACCGTTTGCTTCTGGCGGACCTGCCATATTAACAACGGTTCTTGGTGGACTGGTCGGAACGACAAGCCTTATCGGTTTCGGCAGCTCGGCAACAGGAGTCAGCATTCTGGGTGGCACCATTGATTTAACGGGAACGATTGTCGGACCACTCATTAACTTTGCGTTCTCTGTTCCACGAGATGGCGTTATAACTTCCATTGCTGCCTATTTCAGTACCACAGCAGCCTTGGCCTTAGTTGGTTCAACGGTGACCATCACTGCGCAATTATTCAGTTCACCTACTCCGAATAATGCATTTACTGCGGTTCCGGGGGCGGTCGTTACACTGGCACCTCCACTCACCGGTATTATTGCATTGGGTAGTATCTCCAATGGCATAACAACCGGATTGGCTATACCTGTGACTGCACAGACACGTCTTCTGCTTGTATTCTCCGCAACGGCAACTGGACTTAGTCTTGTGAATACCGTTGTTGGCTATGCAAGTGGCGGCGTGAACATTACATGA
- a CDS encoding sugar ABC transporter substrate-binding protein, whose translation MLKLNKASGKKGIKLLATLLTAVIMITGCSGGSGGSSEGNWVSIEDRYTVDPEKPAWQLDKKEEATDLTWYVNADWWNTDFGKDIVTKKIKEDLNINIKFITGDDTKLNTFFAGGDMPDLLTVFDSNSPVVQKAATWAMPLNDLAEKYDPYFNKVAAADTLNWFQLADGKTYGYPNYSNTQEDYDSGNIPAKTAFIIRKDVYEALGSPVIGTPEEFQSVMKRIKQEFPALIPFGFNSIGEGTGSLGDTLQDFIGVPLETESGEFYDRNLDEDYLTWLKTLNTVYRDGNISDDSFADDGTAFEEKVKSGKYATMLLDGTPQQGGNLQIYMSANPGKEYVAIDGPQSIKGNAPTLNQSGITGWMINFISKDCKDPAKAIQIFTYLLSEEGQTLMNYGIEGETYQTKADGSVELLPAVKDMQLNNADQFKKDYRMGEFMFFGHDRHKALSADAFPEAIKQMQEWGKGKLKPHFILENISPDQGTPEARALSAINTKWNTTLVSMVRSKDDASYDNALASYKSFLGENRWEEIVKVRSEKMKLNKEKLGIQ comes from the coding sequence ATGTTGAAGTTGAATAAGGCATCAGGCAAAAAAGGGATTAAACTGTTGGCAACACTGCTCACAGCCGTAATTATGATTACAGGTTGCAGCGGTGGATCGGGGGGCTCCAGTGAAGGGAACTGGGTATCCATTGAAGATCGTTATACGGTTGACCCGGAAAAGCCAGCTTGGCAGTTGGATAAAAAGGAAGAGGCTACCGACCTGACATGGTACGTCAATGCTGACTGGTGGAACACTGATTTTGGCAAGGACATTGTTACCAAGAAAATCAAAGAGGATCTGAACATCAATATTAAATTCATCACGGGTGATGATACCAAGTTAAACACCTTTTTCGCAGGTGGAGATATGCCTGACTTGCTGACGGTATTTGACTCGAATTCTCCTGTGGTACAAAAAGCTGCAACCTGGGCGATGCCGCTGAACGATCTGGCGGAAAAATATGATCCTTACTTTAATAAAGTTGCGGCTGCCGATACATTGAACTGGTTCCAATTGGCGGATGGTAAAACCTATGGATACCCGAACTATTCCAATACGCAAGAGGATTATGATAGCGGTAACATTCCTGCCAAAACGGCATTTATCATTCGTAAAGATGTGTACGAAGCTTTGGGTAGTCCGGTCATTGGAACGCCAGAAGAATTCCAGAGTGTGATGAAACGAATTAAGCAAGAGTTCCCTGCGCTGATTCCGTTTGGATTCAACTCTATTGGTGAAGGAACAGGTTCACTCGGGGATACGTTACAAGATTTCATCGGTGTTCCGTTGGAGACCGAATCAGGAGAATTCTATGATCGCAATCTGGATGAAGATTATCTCACGTGGTTGAAGACATTGAACACCGTGTACAGAGACGGCAATATCAGTGATGACAGTTTTGCGGATGATGGTACGGCTTTTGAAGAGAAAGTGAAATCGGGTAAATATGCAACGATGCTGCTCGACGGTACACCTCAACAAGGAGGAAACCTGCAAATCTACATGAGTGCCAATCCAGGCAAAGAATATGTTGCTATCGATGGACCGCAGAGCATCAAAGGCAATGCACCAACATTGAATCAATCCGGAATAACCGGGTGGATGATCAATTTCATTTCCAAGGACTGTAAAGATCCGGCCAAGGCCATTCAGATATTCACATATTTGCTGAGTGAAGAAGGACAGACGCTTATGAATTACGGGATCGAGGGGGAAACCTACCAAACCAAAGCCGACGGTAGTGTAGAATTGCTGCCAGCAGTGAAAGACATGCAACTGAATAACGCAGATCAATTCAAAAAGGATTATCGGATGGGTGAATTTATGTTCTTCGGTCATGACCGTCACAAAGCACTCAGTGCAGATGCTTTTCCGGAAGCGATTAAACAGATGCAGGAGTGGGGCAAAGGCAAGCTGAAACCACACTTTATTCTGGAGAATATTAGCCCGGATCAAGGCACACCTGAAGCTCGTGCGTTGTCAGCAATCAATACGAAGTGGAATACAACACTGGTCAGTATGGTACGTTCCAAGGATGATGCCTCGTATGACAATGCACTGGCTTCTTACAAGTCATTTTTAGGTGAGAATCGTTGGGAAGAGATTGTGAAGGTACGCAGTGAAAAGATGAAATTGAACAAAGAGAAACTAGGCATTCAATAA
- a CDS encoding alpha-L-fucosidase, whose product MDKNEYLQHIEATIESGKFKDNWSSLSAFQVPEWYPKAKFGIFIHWGLYSVPAYDSEWYSRNMYIQGTKAYEHHLEVYGPHKDFGYKDFIPMFRAEKFDADEWATLFKQAGARYVMPVAEHHDGFQMYKSSISHYNTYEMGPKRDLLGEMKVAYEKQGLTLCVSSHRAEHWFFMSHGKEFDSDIKEPLERGDFYWPAMPEPKDHFDLYDSPPTEEYLEDWLIRCCELVDQYQPKVFYFDWWIQTVAFKPYLKKFAAYYYNKGEEWGVPVAINYKHEAYMFGSAVPDVERGQFAELKPYFWQTDTAVAKNSWCYTENNNYKTAEEIIRDLVDIVSKNGNLLLNIGPKADGSIPEEDRDILLSIGKWLEVNGEAIYDTSFWRTFGEGPTEVKEGQFTDGDTKIFTSEDIRFTLKESSLYATVLAYPDNGVVQIKSLKENSHHFQGVIQDIQVLGYEEQPQWERTADALMITTTTVKSNAPIVFKIKLD is encoded by the coding sequence ATGGACAAAAACGAATATTTGCAACATATTGAAGCAACGATTGAGAGCGGTAAATTCAAGGACAACTGGAGTTCGCTTAGCGCCTTCCAAGTTCCTGAATGGTACCCAAAAGCGAAATTCGGCATATTCATTCACTGGGGGCTATATTCTGTACCGGCCTATGATAGCGAATGGTATTCGCGAAATATGTACATACAAGGCACCAAAGCTTATGAACATCACCTTGAGGTATATGGACCTCATAAGGACTTTGGATATAAAGACTTCATTCCGATGTTTCGTGCAGAGAAGTTCGATGCAGACGAATGGGCAACGTTATTCAAACAGGCTGGAGCGAGATATGTTATGCCTGTGGCTGAGCACCATGATGGTTTTCAGATGTACAAAAGCTCTATCTCTCACTATAACACATATGAAATGGGCCCCAAACGGGATCTTCTGGGTGAGATGAAGGTTGCATACGAGAAGCAGGGGCTGACCTTATGTGTGTCGTCTCACCGCGCCGAGCACTGGTTCTTCATGTCTCACGGGAAGGAGTTTGATTCAGATATTAAGGAACCCCTGGAGCGTGGGGATTTCTATTGGCCTGCCATGCCTGAACCTAAGGATCACTTCGACTTGTATGACTCACCTCCAACCGAGGAGTATCTGGAGGACTGGTTGATTCGCTGCTGTGAACTGGTCGATCAATATCAGCCAAAGGTCTTTTATTTCGATTGGTGGATTCAAACGGTTGCGTTCAAACCCTATCTTAAAAAATTTGCTGCCTATTATTATAACAAAGGCGAAGAGTGGGGCGTGCCTGTAGCTATCAATTATAAACATGAGGCCTACATGTTTGGTAGTGCCGTTCCGGATGTGGAGCGGGGACAGTTCGCTGAGCTTAAGCCCTATTTTTGGCAAACGGATACAGCTGTCGCTAAAAACTCATGGTGTTATACGGAAAATAATAACTATAAAACGGCTGAGGAGATCATTCGGGATCTCGTCGATATTGTAAGCAAAAACGGAAATTTACTGCTGAACATTGGACCCAAAGCAGACGGCAGTATACCGGAAGAAGATCGTGACATTTTGCTGAGCATTGGCAAGTGGCTGGAAGTGAATGGGGAAGCGATCTATGACACGTCATTCTGGCGTACGTTTGGCGAGGGTCCGACAGAGGTGAAGGAAGGGCAATTCACGGATGGGGATACGAAGATATTTACGAGTGAAGATATACGGTTTACGTTAAAAGAAAGCAGTCTGTATGCCACGGTTCTTGCCTATCCAGATAACGGGGTGGTGCAGATTAAATCCCTGAAGGAAAATTCTCACCATTTTCAAGGGGTCATTCAAGATATTCAGGTACTTGGCTATGAAGAACAACCGCAATGGGAGAGAACAGCGGACGCACTGATGATCACAACGACAACTGTGAAAAGTAATGCGCCTATTGTTTTCAAAATTAAATTGGACTAA
- a CDS encoding glycoside hydrolase family 30 beta sandwich domain-containing protein: MTTFKMYKSTGEEDLFVSLSQEQLKPLDADKEITTIHLDDQLTYQEMDGFGASFTDSSAYLINQILNDEQRDEVMTRLFHPEKGIGLSVIRNPMGASDYARTVYSYNDMPEQQTDAELTQFSIAHDEGDVIPLTQKALALNPELKLFASPWSAPGWMKTSGSMITGQLKAEWYPVYAEYFVKYIQAYGKHGLPIHAITPQNEALYEPGHYPGMLMPAEAQADFIKNHLKPAFVQTDIQTKILCYDHNWDQPDYPLTVLEQAGEEVDGVAWHWYGGDASAQTKVYEAFAGKEVHFTEGSGGEWIPPFEQAFSNVMRTGIQILRNYSKSFVLWNMALDENNGPTVPGFGRSTCRGIVQVNQQTKELTYTLDYYALAHFSAVIRPKAVRIESTSSDDGICSVAFKNADGSVALVLFNDGEETGNIQVKLRDDVLMRFQLESKSVLSVLITDL; encoded by the coding sequence ATGACGACATTCAAAATGTACAAATCTACGGGTGAAGAAGATTTATTCGTATCTCTATCCCAAGAGCAATTGAAACCACTGGATGCTGATAAGGAGATAACGACCATCCATCTGGATGATCAGCTAACGTATCAGGAGATGGATGGATTTGGTGCTTCTTTTACCGATTCATCGGCCTATTTGATCAACCAAATCTTGAATGATGAACAACGGGATGAGGTCATGACCCGACTATTCCATCCGGAGAAAGGGATCGGGCTGTCAGTCATCCGTAATCCAATGGGGGCTTCGGACTATGCGAGAACGGTATACAGTTATAACGATATGCCCGAACAACAGACAGACGCAGAATTAACCCAATTCAGCATTGCACATGATGAAGGGGACGTTATCCCTTTAACGCAAAAGGCGTTGGCATTGAATCCTGAATTGAAGCTGTTTGCTTCACCATGGAGTGCACCGGGATGGATGAAAACGAGCGGATCGATGATTACCGGACAATTAAAGGCTGAATGGTATCCCGTTTATGCTGAATATTTCGTGAAATACATTCAAGCGTATGGCAAGCATGGATTACCGATCCATGCCATCACACCACAGAATGAGGCGCTTTATGAACCAGGGCACTATCCGGGTATGTTGATGCCAGCCGAGGCCCAAGCAGATTTTATCAAAAACCATCTCAAACCAGCCTTTGTGCAAACCGATATTCAAACCAAGATTCTCTGTTACGATCACAACTGGGATCAACCGGACTATCCTCTGACTGTACTTGAACAAGCGGGAGAGGAAGTGGATGGCGTAGCCTGGCATTGGTACGGGGGCGATGCTTCTGCTCAAACGAAGGTTTATGAAGCTTTTGCAGGGAAAGAAGTGCATTTCACTGAAGGTTCGGGTGGAGAGTGGATCCCGCCATTTGAGCAAGCCTTCTCGAATGTGATGCGAACGGGAATTCAGATTCTTCGCAATTACAGCAAGTCCTTTGTACTTTGGAATATGGCACTTGATGAGAACAACGGGCCAACCGTTCCGGGATTTGGCCGCAGTACGTGTCGTGGGATCGTACAGGTGAATCAGCAAACAAAGGAACTTACGTATACACTTGATTATTATGCCCTGGCACATTTCAGTGCTGTGATCCGCCCGAAGGCTGTTCGGATCGAATCAACATCCAGTGATGATGGAATTTGTTCTGTGGCTTTTAAAAATGCCGATGGTTCCGTAGCTTTAGTCCTCTTCAATGATGGGGAGGAGACGGGCAACATACAGGTTAAGCTGCGCGACGATGTATTGATGAGGTTCCAGCTGGAAAGCAAGAGTGTCTTGTCCGTATTAATCACAGATTTATAA